The Pseudomonas asiatica genome has a segment encoding these proteins:
- a CDS encoding DUF1127 domain-containing protein, which produces MKGHVSSIQQPVFSLNHLWHAALQRPARWLQLYRQRQELASLSDATLHDLGLSRADIQQEAERHFWDDPLRK; this is translated from the coding sequence ATGAAAGGTCATGTCAGCAGCATCCAGCAACCTGTCTTTTCCCTGAACCACCTGTGGCATGCCGCCCTGCAGCGCCCGGCGCGCTGGCTGCAGCTGTACCGCCAGCGCCAGGAACTGGCCAGCCTGAGTGATGCGACCCTGCACGACCTGGGGTTGAGCCGGGCGGATATCCAGCAGGAGGCCGAGCGGCATTTCTGGGATGACCCGCTGCGGAAATAG
- a CDS encoding LysR substrate-binding domain-containing protein, whose product MSQYQSLDADVLRTFVAIAEQGGFTRAGEVVNRTQSAVSMQMKRLEEDILQRQLFERDGRQVRLTAEGQVLLGYARRILKLHGEVFNTLRMPHMVGIVRIGTPDDYAMRFLPTILSSFAQAYPLVQVEVHCDSSKQLMLRQDLDLTIVTREPGNEIGQLLRQERLVWAAAEGFCPQEQRPMPVALFNTDCFCRAWTCNALEAQGIDYRIAYTSPSLAAIFAIVTAGLAVTAQLQSLIGGNIRILGESEGLPQLPVANVMLVRSTQNPSPITDCMADYIVEGFK is encoded by the coding sequence ATGTCCCAGTACCAGAGCCTCGATGCGGACGTACTGCGCACCTTCGTGGCCATCGCCGAGCAGGGCGGCTTCACCCGCGCCGGCGAGGTGGTCAACCGCACCCAGTCGGCGGTGAGCATGCAGATGAAACGCCTGGAAGAAGACATTTTGCAGCGCCAGCTGTTCGAGCGCGACGGCCGCCAGGTGCGGTTGACTGCCGAAGGCCAGGTGCTGCTCGGCTATGCGCGGCGCATCCTCAAGTTGCATGGGGAAGTGTTCAACACCCTGCGCATGCCGCACATGGTGGGGATCGTACGCATCGGTACGCCGGACGACTATGCCATGCGTTTCCTGCCGACCATCCTGTCGAGCTTTGCCCAAGCCTACCCGCTGGTGCAGGTGGAGGTGCATTGCGACTCCTCCAAACAACTGATGCTGCGCCAGGACCTGGACCTGACCATCGTCACCCGTGAGCCGGGCAACGAGATTGGCCAGCTGCTGCGCCAGGAACGCCTGGTCTGGGCCGCCGCGGAAGGCTTCTGCCCGCAGGAGCAACGCCCCATGCCGGTAGCCTTGTTCAACACCGACTGCTTCTGCCGGGCCTGGACCTGCAATGCCCTGGAGGCCCAGGGCATCGACTACCGCATCGCCTATACCAGCCCGAGCCTGGCAGCGATCTTCGCCATCGTCACCGCTGGGTTGGCGGTGACCGCACAGTTGCAGAGCCTGATCGGCGGGAATATCCGCATTCTGGGCGAAAGCGAAGGGTTGCCGCAGTTGCCGGTGGCCAATGTGATGCTGGTGCGCAGTACCCAGAACCCTTCGCCGATCACCGATTGCATGGCCGACTACATTGTCGAAGGTTTCAAGTGA
- a CDS encoding winged helix-turn-helix domain-containing protein, producing the protein MPLKLSINQARRLALSAQGFGKQPESAPSLPALKRMLQRLGVLQIDSVNALVRSHYLPLFSRLGNYSPATLDQLAWGSGRQRLLFEYWGHEASLLPLSLYPLLRWRMAHAADGRGIYRQLAQFGRERQDVIARVLAAVREQGALGAGSLSTREERAGPWWDWSEEKHALEWLFAAGEVTVAGRRGFERLYDVPEKVLPRSILDQPLPSETEAHQGLMLHAATALGVATERDLRDYFRLDPGQGKAALAELVADGRLQAVEVQGWKQLAYCAGVPRIPRRIQASALLSPFDSLVWERNRTERLFDFRYRLEIYTPAHKRVYGYYVLPFLYRERIAARVDLRAERAQEQLAVHAVHVEEAGLDEEGYQALAGNLLRLASWLGLEKVQLNCPRTEGSQLRQALLSAALA; encoded by the coding sequence TTGCCCCTCAAGCTGTCCATCAATCAGGCCCGCCGCCTGGCCCTTTCTGCCCAAGGTTTCGGCAAGCAGCCGGAATCGGCGCCGTCCCTGCCAGCACTCAAGCGCATGCTGCAACGCCTGGGCGTGTTGCAGATCGATTCGGTCAACGCCCTGGTCCGCTCCCACTACCTGCCGCTGTTCTCCCGGCTGGGCAACTACTCGCCTGCCACCCTCGACCAGCTCGCCTGGGGCAGTGGCCGCCAGCGCCTGTTGTTCGAGTACTGGGGCCATGAAGCCTCATTGCTGCCGCTGAGCCTGTACCCACTGCTGCGCTGGCGCATGGCCCATGCCGCCGATGGCCGTGGCATCTATCGCCAGCTCGCGCAGTTTGGCCGTGAACGCCAGGATGTGATCGCCCGGGTACTGGCAGCGGTCCGCGAACAGGGCGCCCTTGGCGCGGGCAGCCTGTCCACCCGCGAGGAGCGGGCTGGCCCCTGGTGGGACTGGAGCGAGGAAAAGCACGCACTGGAGTGGCTGTTCGCCGCAGGGGAGGTGACGGTCGCTGGCCGGCGCGGCTTCGAGCGGCTCTACGATGTACCGGAAAAGGTCCTGCCGAGGTCGATCCTCGACCAGCCACTGCCCAGCGAGACCGAGGCGCATCAGGGCTTGATGCTGCACGCCGCCACCGCCCTGGGCGTAGCCACCGAGCGCGACCTGCGCGACTACTTCCGCCTGGACCCGGGGCAGGGCAAAGCGGCACTGGCCGAACTGGTGGCTGATGGCCGCCTGCAAGCGGTCGAGGTGCAGGGTTGGAAGCAGCTTGCCTACTGCGCCGGCGTGCCGCGTATCCCCCGGCGCATCCAAGCCAGCGCGTTGTTGTCGCCGTTCGATTCACTGGTCTGGGAACGCAACCGTACCGAGCGCTTGTTCGACTTCCGCTACCGCCTGGAAATCTACACCCCGGCGCACAAGCGGGTGTACGGCTACTACGTGCTGCCGTTCCTGTACCGCGAACGCATCGCCGCGCGCGTGGACCTGCGCGCCGAGCGCGCCCAGGAGCAACTGGCAGTGCACGCCGTGCATGTCGAGGAAGCCGGCCTTGACGAAGAGGGTTACCAGGCCTTGGCCGGCAACCTGCTGCGCCTGGCCAGCTGGCTGGGGCTGGAGAAGGTGCAACTGAACTGCCCGCGTACCGAGGGCAGCCAGTTGCGCCAGGCGTTGCTCAGCGCCGCACTTGCTTGA
- a CDS encoding spermidine synthase → MAAEREERLLARVEDAFGVISVYEVDDYRFLEFGDAIEQSCVFTADPSWLEYDYTRAMLVGALCHEQPESALFLGLGAGTLTQACMKFLPLDDIEAIELRPDVPRLAMEYLGLDDDPRLYVRIGDALELLPTAEKADLLFVDLYTDHGPGVGHLAWNFLENCQQQLNPGGWLVINQWATDDGKPLGAALLRGLYHRHYWELPVKEGNVILLVPADLEQTLDLDALKARAEALAPRLGYSLEGLIREIRPAT, encoded by the coding sequence ATGGCGGCAGAACGGGAAGAGCGGCTACTGGCACGGGTGGAGGACGCCTTTGGCGTCATCAGCGTGTATGAAGTCGACGACTACCGCTTTCTGGAATTCGGCGATGCGATCGAGCAGAGCTGCGTGTTCACGGCCGACCCCAGCTGGCTGGAGTACGACTATACCCGCGCCATGCTGGTGGGGGCGCTGTGCCACGAGCAGCCGGAGAGCGCGCTGTTTCTCGGCCTGGGTGCCGGCACGCTGACCCAGGCCTGCATGAAATTCCTGCCGCTGGACGACATCGAGGCCATCGAACTGCGCCCGGACGTACCGCGCCTGGCCATGGAGTACCTGGGCCTTGACGACGACCCGCGGCTGTATGTACGCATCGGCGATGCCCTGGAGCTGTTGCCCACGGCGGAGAAGGCCGACCTGCTGTTCGTCGACCTTTACACCGACCATGGGCCGGGGGTGGGCCACCTGGCGTGGAACTTCCTGGAGAACTGCCAGCAGCAGCTGAACCCGGGTGGTTGGCTGGTGATCAACCAGTGGGCCACCGACGACGGCAAGCCGCTGGGCGCGGCGTTGCTGCGCGGGTTGTACCACCGGCATTACTGGGAGCTGCCGGTGAAGGAGGGCAATGTGATCCTGCTGGTGCCGGCGGACCTGGAGCAGACGCTGGACCTGGATGCTCTGAAAGCCCGGGCCGAGGCGCTGGCGCCGCGCCTGGGGTACAGCCTCGAGGGGCTGATCCGCGAGATTCGGCCGGCTACCTGA
- a CDS encoding class II 3-deoxy-7-phosphoheptulonate synthase: MNQPWSPDSWRALPIQQQPTYPDAAHLLKVEQTLASYPPLVFAGEARELRRQFAEVTEGRAFLLQGGDCAESFAEFSAAKIRDTFKVLLQMAIVMTFAAGCPVVKVGRMAGQFAKPRSSGDETIGDITLPAYRGDIVNGIGFDAKSRIPDPERLLQAYHQATASLNLLRAFAQGGFADLHQVHKWNLDFIANSALADKYHQLANRIDETLAFMRACGLDSAPQLRETSFFTAHEALLLNYEEAFVRQDSLTGDYYDCSAHMLWIGDRTRQLDGAHVEFLRGVHNPIGVKVGPSMNPEELIRLIDTLNPANDPGRLNLIVRMGAGKVGDHLPGLIRTVEREGRKVLWSSDPMHGNTIKASSGYKTRDFAQILDEVKQFFQVHQAEGSHAGGIHIEMTGQNVTECIGGARPITEDALSDRYHTHCDPRMNADQSLELAFLIAETLKQVRR, encoded by the coding sequence ATGAACCAACCGTGGAGCCCCGACAGCTGGCGCGCCCTGCCGATCCAGCAGCAACCGACCTACCCCGATGCCGCGCACCTGCTGAAGGTCGAACAGACCCTGGCCAGCTACCCGCCGCTGGTGTTCGCGGGCGAGGCGCGCGAGCTGCGCCGGCAGTTCGCCGAGGTCACCGAAGGCCGCGCCTTCCTGCTGCAGGGTGGCGACTGCGCCGAGAGCTTCGCCGAGTTCTCGGCGGCGAAAATCCGCGACACCTTCAAAGTGCTGCTGCAAATGGCCATCGTCATGACCTTCGCCGCCGGCTGCCCGGTGGTCAAGGTCGGGCGCATGGCCGGGCAGTTCGCCAAACCGCGCTCATCGGGCGATGAAACCATCGGCGACATCACCCTGCCCGCCTACCGTGGCGACATCGTCAACGGCATCGGCTTCGACGCAAAAAGCCGCATCCCCGACCCGGAGCGCCTGCTGCAGGCCTACCACCAGGCCACTGCCAGCCTCAACCTGCTGCGCGCCTTCGCCCAGGGCGGGTTTGCCGACCTGCACCAGGTGCACAAGTGGAACCTGGACTTCATCGCCAACTCGGCGCTGGCCGACAAGTACCACCAGCTGGCCAACCGCATCGACGAAACCCTGGCATTCATGCGCGCCTGCGGCCTGGACAGCGCGCCGCAGCTGCGCGAAACCAGCTTCTTCACCGCCCACGAAGCACTGCTGCTGAACTATGAAGAAGCCTTCGTGCGCCAGGACAGCCTGACCGGCGACTACTACGACTGCTCGGCGCACATGCTGTGGATCGGCGACCGCACCCGCCAGCTGGACGGTGCCCATGTGGAGTTCCTGCGCGGCGTGCACAACCCGATCGGGGTCAAGGTTGGCCCGAGCATGAACCCCGAAGAACTGATCCGCCTGATCGACACGCTGAACCCGGCCAACGACCCCGGGCGCCTGAACCTGATCGTGCGCATGGGGGCCGGCAAGGTCGGCGACCACCTGCCGGGGCTGATCCGCACGGTCGAGCGCGAAGGGCGCAAGGTGCTGTGGAGCTCCGACCCGATGCATGGCAATACCATCAAGGCCAGCAGTGGCTACAAGACCCGCGACTTTGCGCAGATCCTGGATGAGGTGAAGCAGTTCTTCCAGGTGCACCAGGCCGAGGGCAGCCATGCCGGCGGCATCCACATCGAGATGACCGGGCAGAACGTCACCGAATGCATCGGCGGCGCCCGGCCGATCACCGAGGATGCGCTGTCCGACCGCTATCACACCCACTGCGACCCGCGGATGAATGCCGACCAATCCCTGGAGCTGGCGTTCCTGATTGCCGAAACCCTCAAGCAAGTGCGGCGCTGA